A DNA window from Falco peregrinus isolate bFalPer1 chromosome 8, bFalPer1.pri, whole genome shotgun sequence contains the following coding sequences:
- the CREBRF gene encoding CREB3 regulatory factor isoform X5: MDYQQSSRDNLLSMEDCKDLENLESFTDILDKEAALTSKWEQWDTYCEDLTKYTKLTSCDIWGTKEVDYLGLDDFSSPYQDEEVISKTPTLAQLNSEDSQPVSDSLYYPDLLFSVKQNPLNSLLPGKKIATRAAAPVCSSKNIQAEAPLSDCVQKASKPATQPASSTQIMVKTNVYNNEKVNIHVECKDYVKKAKVKINPLPQSRPVLSQTHADAAKENTCYCGAVAKRQERRGIESPHSHSTPPILPFKETQELLLSPPQETPGLIVGESSLSASTSVSDSSQKKEEHNYSLFVTDSLGEQSAKGDPEEDEDDEDDIEDEDHDEGFGSEHELSENDEEEEDYEDDKDDDISDTFSEPAVTLSGSSKDTEFLSSACRNGALTTEIRTNLHLEGYENDSVEDLKEMTAISSRKRGKRRYFWEYSEQLTPSQQERMLRPSEWNRDTLPSNMYQKNGLHHGKYAAKKSRRTDVEDLTPNPRKLLQIGNELRKLNKVISDLTPVSELPLTARPRSRKEKNKLASRACRLKKKAQYEANKVKLWGLNTEYDNLLFVINSIKQEIVNRVQVPKDDRGINMEQKLNILIKDTLGLPVAGQTSEFVNQVLERTAEGDPTGGLVGLRIPMSKV, translated from the exons ATGGACTATCAGCAAAGCTCCAGAGACAACTTACTTTCAATGGAGGACTGCAAAGACCTTGAGAACTTGGAGTCTTTTACGGACATCCTGGACAAAGAAGCTGCTCTCACCTCAAAGTGGGAGCAGTGGGACACCTACTGTGAAGACTTAACTAAGTACACTAAATTAACCAGCTGTGACATCTGGGGAACAAAAGAGGTGGATTACTTGGGCCTTGATGACTTTTCAAGCCCATACCAAGATGAAGAGGTGATAAGCAAAACACCAACACTGGCTCAGCTTAACAGTGAGGACTCCCAACCTGTTTCTGATTCACTCTACTACCCTGATTTGCTCTTTAGTGTAAAACAAAACCCTTTAAATTCTTTGTTACCTGGCAAAAAGATTGcaaccagagcagcagccccagtcTGTTCTTCCAAGAACATTCAGGCTGAGGCACCTTTGTCGGACTGTGTTCAGAAGGCAAGCAAACCTGCAACTCAGCCTGCTTCCAGTACGCAAATCATGGTGAAGACTAATGTGTACAATAATGAAAAGGTGAACATTCATGTTGAATGTAAAGACTAtgttaaaaaggcaaaagtaaAGATCAATCCTTTACCACAGAGCAGACCAGTGCTGAGCCAGACGCATGCTGATGCAGCAAAGGAGAACACCTGTTATTGTGGTGCTGTAGCAAAGAgacaagaaagaagaggaataGAGTCTCCGCATAGTCACAGTACACCTCctattttgccttttaaagaGACTCAAGAACTGCTCCTCAGTCCACCCCAGGAAACCCCAGGGCTTATTGTGGGGGAGAGCAGTCTTTCTGCCAGCACATCAGTGTCAGATtcttcacagaagaaagaagagcaCAACTATTCTCTTTTCGTAACAGACAGTTTGGGTGAGCAGTCAGCCAAAGGAGACCCTGAGGAAGATGAGGATGATGAAGACGATATTGAAGATGAGGACCATGATGAAGGATTTGGCAGTGAGCATGAGCTGTCTGAAAatgatgaggaggaggaagattaTGAGGATGATAAAGATGACGACATCAGTGATACTTTCTCAGAACCAG CAGTAACACTTAGTGGGTCTTCAAAGGATACTGAATTCCTCTCTTCTGCATGTAGAAATGGAGCCCtaacaacagaaataagaacTAACCTTCACCTAGAAG GGTATGAAAATGATTCTGTGGaggatttaaaagaaatgactgCAATATCCTCTCGGAAAAGAGGCAAGCGAAGATACTTCTGGGAGTACAGCGAGCAATTAACACCATCACAACAAGAAAGAATGCTGAGGCCATCTGAGTGGAATCGGGATACGTTACCAAGTAACATGTATCAGAAGAATGGTCTCCATCATG gaaaatatgCAGCAAAGAAGTCACGGAGGACTGATGTAGAAGACCTGACTCCCAACCCCAGAAAATTGCTACAGATTGGTAATGAATTGAGGAAGCTGAATAAGGTGATCAGTGACCTGACACCAGTCAGTGAACTTCCCTTAACTGCCAGACCGAggtcaagaaaagaaaagaacaagctGGCTTCCAG GGCTTGTAGACTAAAAAAGAAAGCCCAGTATGAAGCCAATAAAGTAAAACTCTGGGGTCTCAACACGGAATATG ataATTTACTCTTTGTGATCAACTCCATTAAACAAGAAATAGTTAATCGGGTACAGGTACCTAAAGATGATAGAGGAATCAACATGGAACAAAAGTTGAACATACTTATTAAAGACACTCTTG GGCTACCTGTAGCTGGACAGACATCAGAATTTGTGAATCAAGTTTTAGAGAGGACTGCAGAAGGAGACCCCACCGGTGGCCTTGTAGGGCTACGAATACCAATGTCAAAAGTTTAA